In Hoplias malabaricus isolate fHopMal1 chromosome 6, fHopMal1.hap1, whole genome shotgun sequence, a single window of DNA contains:
- the dnmt1 gene encoding DNA (cytosine-5)-methyltransferase 1, translating to MPTRTSLCLPEDVKERLQVLEKGGESLSEEECVKEKLRLLQDFLRTDTQDQLKSLEAKLQNSELSSEVYMSEVKAVLKKALALGKDGQSDSVEHNGHSNGTLENGSHKGNGEKEGAMESQEEGDRVRSPSATKGRSGRRSKADSEPKKSPASSRVTRNSGKQPTILSMFSRVPKRKSDEVNGETTNGETEIKTEEADVEEVREEKRLKTESDEKPANEDSENIEKTKPVNTAKTPPPKCPDCRQYLDDSDLKFFQGDPDDALDEPEMLTDERLSLFDSNEDGFESYEDLPQHKITSFSVYDKRGHLCPFDSGLIEKNVELYFSCAVKPIYDDNPCMDGGVPAKKLGPINAWWITGFDGGEKALIGFTTAFADYILMEPSEEYSPIFALMQEKIYMSKIVVEFLQKNPDVTYEDLLNKIETTVPPAGLNFNRFTEDTLLRHAQFVVEQVESYDEAGDSDEQPVIVTPCMRDLIKLAGVTLGKRRAARRQAIRHPTKIEKDVKGPTKATTTKLVYQIFDTFFSDQIEQNNKEGGLKRQRCGVCEVCQAPDCGKCSACKDMIKFGGSGRSKQACQKRRCPNMAVKEAEDDENMDEEDILPIFKDTKKMSQAKKKQSKNKITWVGEPIRTEGKRDYYMKVRVGNEVLEVGDCVSVSPDDPSHPLYLARITALWEYNEETMFHAHWFCRGTDTVLGESSDPLELFLVDECEDMQLSFVHGKVDVMYKAPSENWFMEGGLLDDIKVIDDDGKSFFYQLWYDGEFARFETPPKVIPEEDIKYKFCASCTRNNEQKEQEIPRVFDVLDDEERDSKVFYASACLRGDQYKVGDSVYLLPEAFGFAVKAASPMKRPHRKEDVDEDLYPEYYRKSSDYIKGSNLDAPEPYRIGRIKEIFCNKRSNSKPDTSEIKLRLYKFYRPENTHKGPKAGYHTDINQLYWSDEEVTVSMADVLGRCRVEYGEDLVESVQDYSSGGPDRFYFLEAYNSKSKSFEDPPNHARSVVHKGKGKGKGKGKGKGKAASQDLQEAQELKVPKLRTLDVFSGCGGLSEGFHQAGICETNWAIEMWDPAAQAFRLNNPGTTVFTEDCNVLLKLVMSGEKTNSLGQKLPQKGDVEMLCGGPPCQGFSGMNRFNSRTYSKFKNSLVVSYLSYCDYYRPKFFLLENVRNFVSFKRSMVLKLTLRCLVRMGYQCTFGVLQAGQYGVAQTRRRAIILAAAPGEKLPHYPEPLHVFAPRACSLNVVVDDKKYVTNVTRGNGGIYRTITVRDTMSDLPEIRNGASALEISYNGEPQSWFQRHIRGAQYQPILRDHICKDMSALVAARMRHIPLAPGSDWRDLPNIEVRLRDGTTTKKLRYTHSDKKNGRSGTGALRGVCACAEGKPCDPADRQFNTLIPWCLPHTGNRHNHWAGLYGRLEWDGFFSTTVTNPEPMGKQGRVLHPEQHRVVSVRECSRSQGFPDTYRFFGNILDKHRQVGNAVPPPLAKAIGLEIKKCVLEKMKENATEPVKQEKMEVCD from the exons ATGCCTACCAGGACCTCATTGTGTCTGCCCGAGGATGTGAAGGAACG ATTGCAGGTGCTGGAAAAAGGTGGCGAGAGTTTGTCTGAAGAG GAATGTGTCAAGGAGAAGCTCAGGTTACTGCAGGATTTCCTGCGGACTGATACTCAGGACCAGCTCAAAAGCCTTGAGGCAAAGCTGCAGAACTCTGAACTTTCCTCT GAGGTGTACATGTCAGAGGTGAAAGCCGTGCTGAAGAAAGCCCTGGCTTTGGGAAAGGACGGTCAGAGCGACAGTGTGGAGCACAACGGGCATTCAAATGGTACCTTGGAAAATGGATCCCACAAGGGTAATGGAGAAAAGGAAGGAGCCATGGAATCTCAGGAGGAAGGGGACAGAGTCCGGTCCCCCAGCGCCACAAAAGGCAGGAGTGGCCGACGCAGTAAAGCAGACTCCGAGCCCAAAA AATCTCCTGCCAGTTCCAGAGTCACACGCAACTCTGGGAAACAACCTACTATCTTATCTATGTTTTCAAGAGT GCCCAAGCGCAAGTCTGATGAGGTAAATGGAGAAACCACAAATGGAGAAACAGAAATTAAAACGGAGGAGGCTGATGTGGAGGAG GTCCGTGAAGAGAAACGTCTTAAAACAGAATCAGACGAGAA ACCAGCCAATGAAGACTCTGAAAACATTGAGAAGACCAAGCCTGTGAACACTGCGAAG ACGCCTCCGCCGAAGTGTCCTGACTGCAGACAGTATCTGGATGACTCAGACCTGAAATTTTTCCAGGGAGATCCTGATGATGCG CTGGATGAACCAGAAATGTTGACTGATGAGCGCCTGTCCTTGTTTGATTCAAATGAAGATGGGTTCGAAAGCTATGAAGACCTTCCTCAGCACAAAATTACCAGCTTCAG TGTTTACGACAAACGTGGCCATCTATGTCCTTTTGACTCTGGGCTCATCGAAAAGAACGTGGAGCTGTACTTCAGCTGTGCCGTTAAACCCATCTATGATGACAACCCTTGCATGGATG GTGGTGTTCCTGCCAAAAAGCTGGGTCCAATCAATGCCTGGTGGATCACTGGTTTTGATGGTGGGGAGAAAGCCCTAATAGGCTTCACCACAG CCTTTGCTGACTACATCCTTATGGAGCCGAGTGAGGAATACTCTCCCATCTTTGCCCTGATGCAGGAGAAGATCTACATGAGTAAGATTGTGGTAGAGTTTCTTCAGAAGAATCCAGATGTTACTTATGAGGACTTGCTTAACAAGATAGAG ACTACCGTGCCTCCTGCTGGCCTTAATTTTAACCGCTTCACTGAAGACACCCTCCTGCGCCATGCTCAGTTTGTGGTGGAGCAGGTGGAAAGCTATGATGAGGCTGGAGACTCAGACGAGCAGCCAGTCATAGTTACCCCGTGTATGAGAGACTTGATCAAACTGGCTGGAGTCACCCTAGGCAAAAG GAGAGCAGCCAGGAGACAAGCCATTCGTCATCCTACGAAGATAGAGAAGGATGTCAAAGGCCCAACAAAAGCCACGACTACGAAATTGGTGTACCAGATCTTTGACACCTTTTTCTCCGACCAGATCGAGCAGAATAATAAAGAAGGCGGATTGAAACGACAGCGATGTGGTGTCTGTGAG GTTTGCCAAGCTCCAGACTGTGGCAAGTGCTCTGCCTGTAAAGACATGATCAAGTTTGGAGGCAGTGGCCGCAGTAAGCAGGCCTGTCAGAAAAGGAG ATGTCCCAACATGGCTGTGAAGGAAGCTGAGGACGATGAAAACATGGATGAGGAAGATATTTTGCCCATTTTTAAAGACACAAAAAAGATGTCTCAAGCCAAGAAAAAGCAATCGAAGAATAAGATCACTTGGGTTGGAGAGCCTATTAGA ACGGAAGGAAAAAGAGATTATTATATGAAGGTCCGTGTCGGGAATGAAGTGTTAGAAGTTGGAGATTGTGTGTCTGTCAGTCCAGATGACCCATCTCATCCGCTCTACCTTGCCAG AATTACAGCTTTGTGGGAGTATAATGAAGAGACCATGTTTCATGCACACTGGTTCTGCCGTGGTACAGACACAGTTCTGGGCGAGTCCTCTGACCCGCTGGAGCTCTTCCTTGTGGATGAATGTGAGGACATGCAGCTGAGCTTTGTGCACGGCAAAGTCGATGTTATGTACAAGGCTCCTTCAGAGAACTGGTTCATGGAG GGTGGCCTGCTTGATGACATTAAGGTGATTGACGACGATGGTAAAAGCTTCTTTTATCAGCTGTGGTACGATGGAGAGTTTGCTCGATTTGAAACTCCACCCAAAGTCATTCCAGAGGAAGACATCAAGTACAA GTTTTGTGCAAGCTGCACAAGGAATAACGAGCAAAAGGAGCAAGAAATCCCTCGTGTGTTTGATGTCCTAGATGATGAGGAGAGGGACTCTaaagtgttttatgcttcagCCTGCCTGAGGGGGGATCAGTACAAAGTTGGGGACAGTGTCTATCTCCTCCCTGAGGCTTTCGGCTTTGC GGTGAAGGCTGCGAGCCCAATGAAACGTCCACACAGGAAGGAGGATGTGGATGAGGATCTGTATCCAGAATATTACAGGAAATCTTCAGACTACATTAAGGGCTCCAACCTAGACGCTCCAGAGCCGTACCGCATTGGGCGCATCAAAGAGATTTTCTGCAATAAGCGAAGCAACAGCAAACCAGACACATCTGAAATCAAACTGCGTCTCTACAAATTCTACAG ACCAGAGAACACTCACAAGGGGCCAAAGGCAGGTTACCACACAGATATAAACCAACTTTACTGGAGCGATGAGGAGGTCACTGTGAGCATGGCAGATGTTCTAGGCCGGTGCAGGGTGGAGTACGGAGAGGACCTGGTGGAGAGCGTACAGGATTATTCCAGTGGTGGACCTGATAGGTTTTACTTCCTTGAG gcTTACAACTCCAAATCCAAGAGCTTTGAAGACCCACCAAATCATGCTCGCTCCGTTGTGCACAAAGGCAAAGGAAAAGGCAAGGGAAAAG gtaaaggaaaaggaaaagctGCTTCACAGGACCTGCAGGAGGCTCAGGAGCTCAAGGTCCCCAAGTTGCGCACTCTGGATGTGTTCTCAGGCTGTGGTGGTCTCTCTGAGGGGTTCCACCAAGCAG GCATCTGTGAGACCAACTGGGCTATAGAGATGTGGGATCCTGCTGCTCAGGCCTTTAGGCTGAACAACCCTGGCACCACCGTGTTCACAGAGGACTGCAATGTGCTTCTGAAGCTGGTAATGTCTGGGGAGAAGACCAACTCTCTTGGCCAGAAACTCCCACAGAAGGGTGATGTTGAGATGCTGTGTGGAGGGCCACCTTGCCAAGGTTTCAGCGGAATGAACCGCTTCAACTCTCGCACTTACTCAAAGTTCAAGAACTCCTTGGTTGTCTCTTACCTGAG cTACTGTGACTACTACAGGCCGAAGTTCTTTTTGCTGGAAAACGTCAGAAACTTTGTGTCTTTCAAGCGCTCCATGGTCTTAAAACTCACTCTCCGCTGCCTAGTGCGCATGGGTTACCAGTGTACGTTTGGTGTACTTCAG GCAGGGCAGTATGGTGTGGCCCAGACACGACGCAGGGCGATTATCCTGGCTGCTGCTCCTGGTGAGAAGCTCCCTCACTACCCCGAACCCCTGCATGTGTTTGCTCCACGAGCATGCTCCCTGAACGTTGTGGTGGATGACAAGAAATACGTCACCAACGTCACTCG TGGGAACGGCGGAATCTACCGCACCATAACCGTACGGGACACGATGTCTGACCTCCCGGAGATCCGCAACGGAGCTTCCGCTCTGGAGATCTCCTACAATGGCGAGCCACAGTCCTGGTTCCAGAGGCACATCCGTGGTGCACAGTACCAACCTATCCTCAGGGACCACATCTGCAAG GACATGAGTGCCTTGGTGGCAGCCCGTATGCGTCACATTCCTCTGGCCCCAGGCTCTGACTGGAGAGATCTGCCCAACATTGAGGTACGACTACGGGATGGGACCACCACCAAGAAGCTTCGCTACACTCACTCTGACAAAAAGAACGGACGCAGTGGCACAGGAGCTTTGAGGGGAGTGTGTGCCTGTGCTGAAG GCAAGCCCTGCGATCCAGCAGACAGGCAATTCAACACACTGATCCCATGGTGTCTGCCTCACACGGGTAACCGCCACAACCACTGGGCGGGGCTGTACGGAAGGCTGGAGTGGGACGGCTTCTTCAGCACCACTGTTACTAACCCTGAGCCCATGGGCAAACAG GGACGAGTCTTGCACCCAGAGCAGCACCGTGTGGTCAGCGTGAGGGAATGCTCACGATCGCAAGGCTTCCCAGACACATACCGCTTCTTTGGCAACATCctggacaaacacagacag GTTGGGAACGCAGTGCCTCCTCCCCTTGCTAAAGCCATTGGTCTTGAAATCAAGAAATGTGTCCTTGAGAAGATGAAGGAGAATGCTACAG AGCCTGTAAAACAGGAGaagatggaggtgtgtgactag
- the s1pr2 gene encoding sphingosine 1-phosphate receptor 2 has translation MALKTHVSDISMRSKYSQYYNKTLIQVHYTCAKELNQSELDKRIKGKEGLSTLNIVFIIICSIIILENLLVLIAVFRNKKFHSAMFFFIGNLAFSDLLAGSAYIANISLSGARTFELVPVQWFIREGTAFIALAASVFSLLAIAIERYIAITKVKVYGSNKTCRMFLLIGACWVTSILLGGLPILGWNCINNLSECSAVLPLNSKHYIRFVVTIFSIILLSIVSLYVRIYWIVRSSHQEATNSPAYALLKTVTIVLGVFIVCWLPALTILLLDTFCKISICPILKEADIFFGFATINSALNPIIYTLRSKEMRREFLRVLCCWGLFNCGRPADRCMVPLKSSSSLEHCTNKHEHQSMPIMQDCTTCV, from the coding sequence ATGGCCTTGAAGACACACGTCTCCGACATTTCCATGAGGAGCAAGTACTCCCAGTACTACAACAAGACCCTCATTCAAGTGCACTACACGTGCGCCAAGGAATTAAACCAAAGTGAACTAGATAAGCGAATAAAGGGCAAAGAGGGCCTCAGCACGCTGAACATCgtcttcatcatcatctgcaGCATCATCATTCTGGAAAACCTCCTGGTGCTCATCGCAGTGTTCCGCAACAAGAAATTCCACTCGGCCATGTTTTTCTTCATCGGGAACCTGGCCTTCTCGGACCTGCTCGCCGGCTCGGCCTACATCGCCAACATTTCTCTCTCAGGTGCCAGGACGTTTGAGCTGGTGCCTGTGCAGTGGTTCATAAGAGAAGGCACTGCTTTCATCGCGTTGGCAGCCTCCGTGTTCAGCCTACTGGCCATTGCCATAGAACGCTACATCGCCATCACCAAAGTCAAGGTTTACGGCTCCAACAAGACGTGCCGCATGTTTCTCCTAATCGGAGCGTGCTGGGTTACCTCCATCCTCCTCGGAGGCCTGCCCATCCTAGGCTGGAACTGCATTAACAACTTGAGCGAATGTTCGGCCGTTCTGCCTCTCAACTCCAAGCACTACATCCGGTTCGTTGTCACCATCTTCAGCATCATCCTGCTCTCCATCGTCAGCCTCTACGTCCGCATCTACTGGATTGTGCGCTCCAGCCACCAGGAGGCCACCAACTCACCTGCCTACGCCCTTCTGAAGACCGTCACCATTGTTCTGGGTGTCTTCATAGTGTGCTGGCTGCCAGCCTTGACCATCCTCCTGCTGGACACTTTCTGCAAGATATCCATCTGCCCGATCTTAAAGGAAGCCGATATATTTTTTGGCTTCGCCACAATTAACTCCGCGTTAAACCCCATCATCTACACGCTACGCAGCAAGGAAATGCGGCGGGAGTTCTTGCGAGTCCTCTGCTGCTGGGGGCTCTTCAACTGCGGCCGGCCGGCTGACCGCTGCATGGTGCCGCTCAAAAGCTCCAGCTCGCTGGAACACTGCACCAACAAACACGAGCACCAGTCCATGCCCATCATGCAGGACTGCACCACTTGTGTTTGA